The proteins below are encoded in one region of Micromonospora pisi:
- a CDS encoding acyl carrier protein encodes MPDSSLDPTVDPAVDPAVESEVLTRVREIWSEVLGVPCPPDGTFFALGGHSLAAFWIVARIEQDYGVSVDPAGLFEDPDVRRFAAQVADRVRGRHGDQSVATPGPDA; translated from the coding sequence ATGCCCGACTCGTCTCTCGACCCGACCGTGGATCCGGCCGTGGATCCGGCCGTCGAATCCGAGGTCCTGACTCGTGTCCGGGAGATCTGGTCCGAGGTGCTCGGGGTGCCGTGCCCGCCCGACGGCACGTTCTTCGCGCTCGGCGGGCACTCGCTCGCCGCGTTCTGGATCGTCGCCCGGATCGAGCAGGACTACGGCGTGAGCGTGGATCCCGCCGGCCTGTTCGAGGACCCGGACGTACGTCGCTTCGCCGCTCAGGTCGCCGACCGGGTACGCGGGAGGCACGGCGACCAGTCTGTGGCTACGCCAGGTCCCGACGCCTAA
- a CDS encoding class I SAM-dependent methyltransferase codes for MTETTASLFAGAAGYYVRYRAAYPDDVFAGIAARLGLDGRQRALDLGCGPGTATLPLAGYVAEVVAVDPEPAMLAEGRRLAGRSGVGTVTWVEGDSSGLGRLGLGAFDLAVMAASFHWMDRPVTLQALDGLIRPAGAVVVVTGSVSGTARDVPDRPTWADAVVAVRERWIPFRRRWRGDAGSDRRTYSQVRREHRDVLGASAFHRVESFEVRWGRRHDVESLVGLQMTMPDSTPGALAERAEGFRDDLRAELIKIEPSGVFVEPIRTEVLIGRRE; via the coding sequence GTGACGGAGACGACGGCCAGCCTGTTTGCCGGCGCGGCCGGATACTACGTGCGATACCGCGCGGCGTACCCGGACGACGTCTTCGCCGGGATCGCGGCCCGGCTCGGGCTCGACGGGCGGCAGCGCGCGCTGGATCTGGGCTGCGGGCCGGGGACGGCGACCCTGCCGCTCGCCGGGTACGTGGCCGAGGTGGTCGCGGTGGATCCCGAACCGGCCATGCTCGCCGAGGGGCGGCGGCTGGCCGGGCGGTCCGGCGTCGGGACCGTAACCTGGGTCGAGGGGGATTCGTCGGGGCTCGGGCGGCTCGGACTCGGCGCGTTCGACCTCGCGGTGATGGCCGCGTCGTTCCACTGGATGGACCGGCCGGTCACGCTTCAGGCCCTGGACGGGCTGATCCGCCCCGCCGGCGCGGTGGTGGTGGTCACCGGAAGCGTCAGCGGTACCGCCCGGGACGTGCCTGACCGTCCCACCTGGGCGGACGCGGTGGTCGCGGTACGGGAGCGCTGGATTCCGTTCCGCCGCCGCTGGCGCGGCGACGCCGGATCCGACCGGCGGACGTACTCCCAGGTGCGGCGCGAGCACCGGGACGTGCTCGGCGCCTCCGCGTTCCACCGCGTCGAGTCGTTCGAGGTGCGCTGGGGGCGTCGGCACGACGTGGAGTCGCTCGTCGGCCTGCAGATGACGATGCCCGACTCGACCCCGGGCGCGCTGGCCGAGCGCGCCGAGGGCTTCCGGGACGACCTGCGGGCCGAGCTGATCAAAATCGAACCGAGCGGGGTCTTCGTCGAGCCGATCCGTACGGAGGTGCTGATCGGCCGCCGGGAGTGA
- a CDS encoding non-ribosomal peptide synthetase yields MSDPFQPLSAAQSGVWFAQQLDPDNPAFNIGGYLEIHGPVEITALAEAAHRALAETEAARLRFGEDGGEPMQRITAEPPRPLTVLDLTGERDPAGAAQRWMRADLARPVGLFTDDLVGSALLTVSPRLHLYYLRFHHVVLDAYAFALVAGRLAELYAAWTDGVSLPPTTIGSLPKVRHDEQAYRDSARFADDRAFWLERFADRPEVLSLSSRSNRPARAAHHVLRRRVDLPAADVERLRGAVGRGAWADTIVAAAAVYVQRMTGATDVVLGFPVTGRWGRLAKATPGMMMTVLPLRLEVRPAMSFADVLAAASREVRQVLRHQRYRLEDLRADLGLRGEGHRPFGPSVNVMPFGYQAPVAGHVTVAHVLESGPIEDISFDVYGDAHGDERRGRVRIDVAANPTLYTEDDITAHHDRFVRLLLELAERPGTRVGAVDLLDERERRTVLRQWQGAVHDVPDITLVTMLERQAAATPDAVALVGAATGTGDPHVPPAGDDTLTYRQLHTRANRLAHELISRGVGPGDLVVVALPRGTPQVVALLAVLKAGAAYLPLDGSYPPDRVAFVLRDAEPAALLADQRSLTGLPDTGPRPLVLDDPATVKAVEHRRADAPTDADRRRALRTDDPVYVLYTSGSTGRPKGVLVEHRALVNQLLWTQEHFGFGAADRVLVKTPATFDVSVWEYFSPLLAGATAVLARPDGHRDPRYLADLVRAERITVTGFVPSMLREFLDEPSTGACDSLRLTLCIGEVLPADLVDRYTAVLGPGLHNLYGPVEATVAVTDHDCTEPYDPVYGVPIGRPLRNTRCYVLDPDGRPVPVGVQGELYLAGVQVARGYLRRPALTAERFLPDPFGPPGSRMYRTGDRVRHLADGTLVFVGRSDTQLKVRGHRIEPGEIEACLATHPQVSQAAVVAHTSGTEPRLAGYVVPAPTGTAPDPEALRTYLAARLPAPMVPATIQVLTELPLTSNGKLDRGALPVPDPTSTVTGRTPRTDREVVLCGLFAEALDLPLVGVDDNFFDLGGHSLRAARLAKRLRTVVGVDLDLRAVFAHPTVAGLAAHLDTTTTAPAAADGPDARPTALDVVLPLRADGNGVPLFCLPPVTGLSWCYSVLLRHIDPGHPVYGLQSPGLAVDDPLTDRQPTLEEMAAGYADEIGAVHPEGPCHLLGWSLGGLLAWATAVELRRRGRDVPLLTLLDAYPSDPVLHSVEHRRVLLNVVLSDFGYDPAILDGQSLAEPDVVEVIRRHPGALADWSPDRIAGLLRVALRNMRAARAYRPESFDGDLLFFTAMRSRPVNLQTVDEWHPLVQGGITELQLDCRHEHMMRPDAVALIGPLLAAHRRALPVPAHR; encoded by the coding sequence GTGTCCGATCCTTTTCAACCGCTGTCGGCCGCACAGTCCGGCGTCTGGTTCGCCCAGCAGCTGGACCCGGACAACCCGGCCTTCAACATCGGCGGCTATCTGGAGATCCACGGGCCGGTCGAGATCACCGCCCTAGCCGAGGCGGCCCACCGGGCCCTGGCCGAGACCGAAGCGGCCAGGCTCCGGTTCGGCGAGGACGGTGGCGAGCCGATGCAGCGCATCACGGCCGAACCGCCGCGGCCGCTCACCGTACTGGACCTCACCGGCGAGCGGGATCCGGCCGGTGCGGCACAGCGGTGGATGCGGGCCGACCTCGCCCGGCCGGTGGGCCTGTTCACCGACGACCTGGTGGGTAGCGCGCTGCTGACCGTCTCGCCCCGCCTGCACCTGTACTACCTGCGCTTCCACCACGTCGTACTGGACGCCTACGCGTTCGCGCTGGTCGCCGGACGCCTGGCCGAGCTGTACGCGGCATGGACCGACGGAGTGTCGCTGCCACCGACGACGATCGGATCGCTGCCCAAGGTCCGGCACGACGAGCAGGCGTACCGCGACTCGGCCCGGTTCGCCGACGACCGCGCGTTCTGGCTGGAGCGGTTCGCGGACCGGCCCGAGGTGCTCAGCCTTTCCAGCCGGTCGAACCGCCCGGCCCGCGCCGCGCACCATGTACTGCGCCGCCGGGTCGACCTGCCCGCCGCCGACGTCGAGCGGCTGCGTGGCGCGGTCGGCCGCGGCGCCTGGGCCGACACGATCGTGGCGGCCGCCGCCGTGTACGTACAACGGATGACCGGGGCCACCGACGTCGTACTCGGCTTCCCGGTCACCGGCCGGTGGGGACGGCTGGCCAAGGCGACGCCCGGGATGATGATGACGGTGCTGCCGCTGCGCCTGGAGGTGCGACCGGCGATGTCCTTCGCCGACGTGCTGGCGGCGGCCTCACGCGAGGTCCGCCAGGTGCTGCGTCACCAGCGCTACCGCCTCGAGGACCTGCGCGCCGACCTCGGCCTGCGCGGTGAAGGCCACCGCCCGTTCGGCCCGTCGGTCAACGTGATGCCGTTCGGCTACCAGGCACCGGTCGCCGGGCACGTCACCGTGGCACACGTGCTGGAGTCCGGCCCGATCGAGGACATCTCGTTCGACGTCTACGGCGACGCGCACGGTGACGAGCGCCGGGGTCGGGTCCGCATCGACGTGGCCGCCAACCCCACGCTGTACACCGAGGACGACATCACCGCCCACCACGACCGCTTCGTACGGCTGCTGCTCGAACTGGCCGAGCGGCCCGGGACCAGGGTCGGTGCCGTAGACCTGCTCGACGAGCGGGAACGGCGCACCGTACTGCGGCAGTGGCAGGGCGCGGTCCACGACGTACCCGACATCACGCTCGTCACGATGCTGGAACGGCAGGCCGCCGCCACCCCGGACGCGGTCGCACTCGTCGGCGCCGCGACCGGGACCGGTGACCCGCACGTGCCGCCAGCGGGGGACGACACGCTCACCTACCGGCAGTTGCACACCCGCGCGAACCGGCTCGCCCACGAGCTGATCAGCCGCGGCGTCGGGCCCGGCGACCTCGTCGTGGTGGCGCTGCCGCGTGGCACGCCACAGGTGGTGGCACTGCTGGCCGTACTCAAGGCGGGTGCGGCCTACCTGCCGCTGGACGGCTCGTACCCGCCCGACCGGGTGGCCTTCGTGCTGCGGGACGCCGAACCCGCGGCGCTGCTGGCCGACCAGCGGTCCCTGACCGGCCTGCCGGACACCGGACCCCGCCCACTGGTGCTCGACGACCCGGCCACCGTCAAGGCCGTGGAGCACCGGCGCGCCGACGCCCCGACCGACGCCGACCGACGCCGGGCGCTGCGCACCGACGATCCGGTGTACGTGCTGTACACCTCCGGCTCCACCGGCCGACCGAAGGGTGTGCTGGTGGAGCACCGGGCGCTGGTCAACCAACTGCTGTGGACACAGGAGCACTTCGGATTCGGCGCCGCCGACCGGGTGCTGGTCAAGACACCGGCGACGTTCGACGTGTCGGTGTGGGAGTACTTCTCGCCGCTGCTGGCCGGTGCCACGGCGGTACTCGCCCGCCCCGACGGGCACCGTGACCCGCGCTACCTGGCCGACCTCGTACGGGCCGAGCGGATCACCGTGACCGGCTTCGTACCGTCGATGCTGCGCGAGTTCCTGGACGAGCCGAGCACCGGCGCCTGCGACTCGCTGCGCCTGACCCTGTGCATCGGCGAGGTCCTGCCCGCCGACCTCGTCGACCGCTACACCGCCGTGCTCGGGCCGGGACTGCACAACCTGTACGGGCCGGTGGAGGCAACCGTCGCGGTGACCGACCACGACTGCACCGAGCCGTACGACCCGGTGTACGGGGTGCCGATCGGCCGCCCGCTCCGCAACACCCGCTGCTACGTGCTCGACCCGGACGGGCGCCCGGTGCCGGTGGGCGTGCAGGGCGAGCTGTACCTGGCGGGTGTACAGGTGGCACGCGGTTACCTGCGCCGGCCGGCGCTGACCGCCGAGCGGTTCCTACCCGACCCGTTCGGGCCACCGGGCAGCCGGATGTACCGCACCGGCGACCGGGTACGGCACCTGGCCGACGGCACGCTCGTCTTCGTCGGACGCAGCGACACCCAGCTGAAGGTGCGCGGTCACCGGATCGAACCCGGCGAGATCGAGGCGTGCCTGGCGACGCACCCGCAGGTGTCACAGGCCGCCGTGGTCGCACACACCTCCGGTACGGAACCACGACTGGCCGGATACGTGGTCCCCGCCCCCACGGGTACGGCACCGGACCCCGAGGCGCTTCGGACGTACCTGGCCGCCCGGCTTCCGGCACCGATGGTCCCGGCCACGATCCAGGTACTGACCGAGCTGCCGCTGACCTCCAACGGCAAGCTGGACCGGGGCGCGCTGCCGGTGCCGGACCCGACCTCGACGGTGACCGGACGGACCCCGCGCACCGATCGGGAGGTAGTACTCTGCGGGCTGTTCGCCGAGGCACTCGACCTGCCGCTGGTCGGGGTCGACGACAACTTCTTCGACCTCGGTGGGCACTCGCTGCGCGCGGCTCGGCTCGCCAAGCGGCTGCGTACGGTGGTCGGGGTGGACCTCGACCTGAGGGCGGTCTTCGCGCACCCCACGGTCGCCGGGCTGGCCGCGCACCTCGACACCACCACGACCGCACCGGCGGCAGCCGACGGGCCGGACGCCAGACCGACCGCGCTCGACGTCGTGCTGCCGCTGCGTGCCGACGGGAACGGTGTGCCGCTGTTCTGCCTGCCCCCGGTAACCGGGCTGAGCTGGTGCTACTCGGTGCTGCTGCGGCACATCGACCCCGGCCACCCGGTCTACGGGCTGCAGTCGCCCGGCCTGGCCGTCGACGACCCCCTGACCGACCGGCAGCCCACCCTGGAGGAGATGGCCGCGGGGTACGCCGACGAGATCGGGGCGGTGCACCCGGAGGGACCGTGCCACCTGCTCGGCTGGTCGCTGGGCGGCCTGCTCGCCTGGGCGACCGCCGTCGAACTGCGCCGCCGGGGGCGCGACGTGCCGTTGCTGACGCTGCTGGACGCGTATCCGAGCGATCCGGTGCTGCACAGCGTCGAGCACCGGCGGGTGCTGCTCAACGTCGTGCTCTCCGACTTCGGCTACGACCCGGCCATCCTCGACGGGCAGTCGCTGGCGGAGCCGGACGTGGTCGAGGTGATCCGGCGACACCCCGGAGCGCTGGCCGACTGGAGTCCGGACCGCATCGCCGGGCTGCTGCGGGTGGCGTTGCGCAACATGCGGGCGGCCCGGGCGTACCGACCCGAGTCCTTCGACGGCGACCTGCTGTTCTTCACCGCCATGCGGAGCCGGCCGGTGAACCTGCAGACGGTCGACGAGTGGCACCCCCTGGTACAGGGCGGGATCACCGAGCTGCAGTTGGACTGCCGGCACGAACACATGATGCGTCCCGACGCGGTGGCGCTCATCGGGCCGTTGCTCGCCGCGCACCGCCGCGCACTGCCGGTTCCCGCGCACCGCTGA
- a CDS encoding AMP-binding protein, whose translation MSLEGSEEISIGTRIGQLAAAHPDRPAVIAVAPDGTRNSITWARLASESNAAARRLAEAGVTERTTVAVALPAGVDHVVATVAAWKLGALVVPLDPYATASERAAIATALGEHLSVGGPGSTVPAGSWRTGGYPTGPIPPRGVPRSASLTGGTTGLPRVVLRRKPWVYPPDGLLSPSERARGMRFEQVQLVVLPMYHAGFSALYQGLALDHQIVLMERFVPRLFPRLVQEFRVSYVRIVPALMRMILDVPDLGDFDLSTIEGVHHGAGPCPEKVKRRWLELIGPERVYEDYASQERVGSVLIRGDEWLAHPGSVGRPTDCEIRILDEDGKELPAGETGEIYLRSTSSRQPEYVGTGPALPERDGFFSIGDLGYLDEEGYLYLVDRKSNVINVGGANVYPAEVEAVLLGLSSVADAAVVPRPHEYLGQVAHALVVPADAARPPTATALAAHCREHLSPTKVPMSYEVVASVARKSSGKIRRRDLA comes from the coding sequence ATGTCGCTAGAGGGTTCCGAAGAGATCAGCATCGGTACGCGGATCGGCCAGCTCGCGGCCGCGCACCCGGATCGGCCCGCCGTGATCGCCGTCGCCCCCGACGGGACCCGGAACAGCATCACCTGGGCGCGGTTGGCGAGCGAGAGCAACGCGGCGGCGCGCCGCCTGGCCGAGGCGGGGGTGACGGAGCGGACCACCGTGGCGGTGGCGCTGCCTGCGGGCGTCGACCACGTGGTCGCGACCGTCGCCGCGTGGAAGCTCGGCGCGCTGGTGGTGCCGCTGGACCCGTACGCGACCGCCTCCGAACGGGCCGCGATCGCCACCGCGCTCGGCGAGCACCTGAGTGTCGGCGGCCCCGGCAGCACCGTACCGGCGGGCAGTTGGCGTACCGGCGGCTACCCGACCGGGCCGATCCCGCCGCGCGGCGTACCGAGGTCGGCGTCCCTGACCGGCGGCACCACCGGGCTGCCGCGGGTGGTCCTGCGCCGCAAACCGTGGGTGTACCCGCCGGACGGGCTGCTGTCGCCGAGCGAACGCGCCCGCGGGATGCGCTTCGAACAGGTGCAGCTGGTCGTGCTGCCGATGTACCACGCGGGATTCAGCGCGCTCTACCAGGGACTCGCGCTCGACCACCAGATAGTGCTCATGGAACGTTTCGTACCGCGCCTCTTTCCCCGCCTCGTGCAGGAATTCCGGGTGAGCTACGTACGCATCGTGCCGGCCCTCATGCGCATGATTCTCGACGTCCCCGACCTCGGCGACTTCGACCTGTCCACCATCGAGGGCGTGCACCACGGCGCGGGGCCGTGCCCGGAGAAGGTCAAGCGCCGCTGGCTCGAGCTGATCGGCCCCGAGCGGGTCTACGAGGACTACGCCAGCCAGGAGCGGGTGGGATCGGTGCTGATCCGGGGCGACGAGTGGCTCGCCCACCCCGGCAGCGTGGGCCGCCCGACGGACTGCGAGATTCGCATCCTCGACGAGGACGGGAAGGAACTGCCCGCCGGCGAGACCGGCGAGATCTACCTGCGGTCGACGTCCTCCCGGCAGCCCGAATACGTCGGCACCGGGCCGGCGCTGCCGGAGCGGGACGGCTTCTTCAGCATCGGTGACCTCGGATACCTCGACGAGGAGGGCTACCTCTACCTGGTCGACCGCAAGAGCAACGTCATCAACGTCGGCGGCGCCAACGTCTACCCGGCCGAGGTGGAGGCAGTGCTGCTGGGACTCTCCTCGGTGGCGGACGCGGCGGTGGTGCCGCGACCGCACGAGTACCTCGGACAGGTCGCACACGCGCTGGTCGTACCGGCGGACGCGGCCCGACCGCCCACCGCGACGGCGCTGGCCGCGCACTGCCGCGAGCACCTCTCGCCGACCAAGGTGCCGATGTCGTACGAGGTGGTCGCGAGCGTCGCCCGCAAGAGCTCCGGCAAGATTAGGCGTCGGGACCTGGCGTAG
- a CDS encoding CHAT domain-containing tetratricopeptide repeat protein produces the protein MTSPLEDLFAAVVARIEAHEQGDSGPLLDDEAVTQSGALYEQATGDDGVPLDVVRVLAWLHWYRYLALPEGPDQEDLNQALALFAAIADVDPEAVPPPVARYLASGGYPEQAAGGPAALQLLHQAMSTDDEAALDRAVEMLTAAAEQTPAGAPDLVVYLINLNIAMQLRYERSGALEDIDAAVHFGRLAVAQTSPDHEHRAACLSNLGNALRSRYARAGVAADLDDTIVAARQALDALAADDPNANIPLSVLSPALLDRFQLAGAADDLTESVELARRAVAATPADHPHGAAFRSNLAAALQVRYERSGGANDLDEAIDAAREALRDPASDASSTGGRWSNLSNLLRLRFQRTGSAADLDESVHASRRAVAATEPAHPMLMETLSSLGAALQLRFFRNGSLQDLDEAVDAARRAVELTPPDHPDRPGRLSNLSNGLRQRFEWTGSTVDLDGAVTAAREATQGTPSTSAAAGKHLSNLGQALRVRFEHTRAADDLDEAIAATRRAIDLRRAGDIERGSWHSILGDLLRSRFLDSGAQADLTESISVSRLAVDLFEAGQPDVAHALLTLGRNLLERGTAADLAEALGAFARSTSVTGAPAVTRLVTARLWARTVAQHSGPASALPMYTAAIGLLPLLAWRGVPRADLRHLVRTAATTLGCEAAACAIDAGRPDVAVELLEQGRGILWAQLLDTRTDLDALRQAHPELAAGVARCRDLLDAPSADTGISSDALMRAAQEFDDLVERVRALPPTPEFPRPAAFLRPPALRELTPDSDAGPVIILNVSRWRCDALIVTAAGVVTVPLPDLTEDAVLHAANRYLNALQLHESNPPGPVGVLTLERAITSALEWLWDSIAGPVLDALGHAAASGTEPPRVWWCPTGALTVLPLHAAGHHAGEAGNTVIDRVISSYTPTLRALAHARSRDTPMADRRLLVVALPDTPGHPPLPGAATEQRLLSRLLPEQRRTILAGHDATHDAVTAALTRHRWVHASCHGTQNLTDPSLGGLVPHDWRANGLIGPDEFARARHNGGEFAFLSACKTATPAITDIDEAITLVTAMQYAGWRHVIGTLWSVWDHTAVEVAQGVYAAITTTAGIAPERSSHALHAVVRGLRDRQPRQPTVWAPFIHAGL, from the coding sequence GTGACATCCCCTCTCGAGGATCTGTTCGCAGCCGTGGTCGCCCGCATCGAAGCACATGAGCAAGGTGACTCCGGACCGTTGCTGGACGACGAGGCGGTGACCCAGTCCGGCGCGCTGTACGAGCAGGCGACGGGGGACGACGGAGTTCCGCTCGACGTGGTGCGGGTGCTCGCCTGGCTGCACTGGTACCGGTACCTTGCCCTGCCAGAGGGGCCCGACCAGGAGGATCTGAACCAGGCGCTCGCCCTGTTCGCGGCTATCGCCGACGTGGACCCGGAGGCCGTGCCGCCGCCCGTCGCGCGGTACCTCGCCTCCGGCGGGTACCCGGAGCAGGCCGCCGGTGGTCCAGCCGCCCTGCAGCTGCTGCATCAGGCGATGTCGACCGACGACGAGGCCGCACTGGACCGGGCCGTCGAGATGTTGACGGCCGCCGCCGAACAGACTCCCGCCGGGGCACCCGACCTGGTCGTGTACCTGATAAACCTGAACATCGCGATGCAGCTCCGGTACGAGCGGTCGGGCGCGCTGGAGGACATCGACGCCGCAGTCCACTTCGGTCGGCTGGCCGTCGCGCAGACATCGCCCGACCACGAGCACCGCGCCGCCTGCCTGTCGAACCTCGGCAACGCGCTCAGGTCAAGGTACGCGCGGGCGGGAGTGGCCGCGGACCTGGACGACACGATCGTGGCCGCGCGGCAGGCACTGGACGCGCTTGCGGCCGACGACCCCAACGCGAACATCCCGCTGTCCGTGCTCAGCCCTGCACTGCTCGACCGGTTCCAGCTCGCGGGCGCCGCGGACGACCTGACCGAGTCGGTCGAGCTTGCCCGCCGGGCGGTCGCGGCGACACCGGCCGATCACCCGCACGGGGCGGCTTTCCGGAGCAACCTCGCGGCCGCCCTCCAGGTCCGGTACGAGCGCAGCGGCGGCGCGAACGACCTCGACGAGGCGATCGACGCGGCCCGGGAGGCCCTGCGTGACCCGGCATCCGACGCGTCCTCGACGGGCGGGCGGTGGTCCAACCTGAGCAATCTCCTGCGGCTTCGTTTCCAGCGCACGGGCTCGGCCGCCGACCTGGACGAGTCCGTCCACGCCAGCCGGCGGGCGGTGGCGGCCACCGAGCCGGCACATCCGATGCTGATGGAGACGCTGTCCAGTCTGGGAGCCGCCCTGCAGCTACGGTTCTTCCGCAACGGATCCCTGCAGGACCTCGACGAGGCCGTCGACGCCGCCCGCCGTGCGGTCGAGCTCACCCCGCCGGATCACCCCGACCGGCCCGGCCGGCTGTCGAACCTGAGCAACGGGCTGCGCCAGCGGTTCGAGTGGACCGGCTCTACCGTGGACCTTGACGGCGCGGTCACCGCCGCCCGGGAGGCCACGCAGGGCACGCCGTCGACCAGCGCGGCGGCCGGCAAGCACCTGTCGAACCTCGGCCAGGCCCTGCGGGTCCGGTTCGAGCACACCCGAGCCGCCGACGACCTGGACGAGGCCATCGCGGCCACCCGTCGCGCCATCGACCTTCGTCGCGCCGGGGACATCGAGCGGGGCTCTTGGCATTCGATCCTGGGCGACCTGCTGCGTAGCCGGTTTCTTGACAGCGGCGCGCAAGCCGACCTGACGGAGAGCATCAGCGTCAGCCGCCTGGCGGTCGACTTGTTCGAGGCCGGACAGCCCGACGTCGCCCACGCCCTGCTGACCCTCGGACGCAACCTGCTCGAACGCGGCACGGCGGCGGACCTGGCCGAGGCGCTCGGTGCGTTCGCACGCTCCACCTCGGTCACCGGCGCGCCGGCGGTGACGCGACTCGTGACGGCACGCCTGTGGGCCCGTACCGTCGCGCAGCACAGCGGCCCCGCGTCCGCGCTGCCGATGTACACCGCCGCGATCGGGCTCCTCCCGCTGCTCGCCTGGCGCGGCGTCCCGCGCGCCGACCTGCGGCACCTGGTCCGGACCGCGGCGACGACGCTGGGCTGCGAGGCCGCCGCGTGCGCCATTGACGCCGGTCGCCCCGACGTGGCCGTGGAACTGCTGGAGCAGGGGCGGGGCATCTTGTGGGCCCAGCTACTCGACACCCGCACCGACCTCGACGCGCTCCGGCAGGCACACCCTGAGCTCGCCGCCGGCGTAGCCCGCTGCCGCGACCTGCTCGACGCGCCGTCCGCCGACACCGGCATCTCCAGCGACGCCCTCATGCGGGCCGCGCAGGAGTTCGACGACCTCGTCGAACGGGTCCGCGCGCTACCCCCGACCCCCGAATTCCCGCGCCCGGCGGCGTTCCTACGGCCGCCGGCGCTGCGCGAGCTGACGCCCGACTCCGACGCCGGGCCGGTCATCATCCTCAACGTGAGCCGGTGGCGGTGCGACGCGTTGATCGTGACCGCCGCCGGCGTGGTGACCGTGCCGCTGCCGGACCTGACCGAGGACGCGGTCCTGCACGCCGCCAACCGCTACCTGAACGCGCTGCAGCTCCACGAGTCGAACCCGCCCGGCCCGGTGGGGGTACTGACGCTCGAACGGGCGATCACCTCGGCGCTGGAGTGGCTCTGGGACAGCATCGCCGGCCCGGTGCTGGACGCGCTCGGGCACGCCGCCGCGTCCGGAACGGAACCGCCCCGGGTATGGTGGTGCCCCACCGGCGCCCTAACTGTCCTGCCGCTGCACGCTGCCGGTCACCACGCCGGGGAAGCCGGCAATACGGTGATCGACCGGGTCATCTCCTCGTACACGCCCACCCTCCGCGCGCTCGCCCACGCCCGGTCCCGCGACACGCCCATGGCCGACCGTCGCCTGCTCGTCGTCGCACTCCCCGACACCCCCGGCCACCCACCCCTGCCTGGCGCCGCCACCGAGCAACGGTTGCTCAGCCGACTCCTGCCCGAGCAGCGACGTACGATCCTTGCCGGGCACGATGCCACCCACGACGCCGTCACTGCGGCGCTCACCCGCCACCGCTGGGTCCACGCCTCCTGCCATGGCACGCAGAACCTCACCGATCCATCCCTCGGCGGACTCGTCCCGCACGACTGGCGCGCCAACGGCCTGATCGGACCCGACGAGTTCGCCCGCGCACGGCACAACGGCGGCGAGTTCGCATTCCTGTCGGCATGCAAGACCGCGACGCCGGCCATCACCGACATCGACGAGGCCATCACGCTAGTCACCGCCATGCAGTACGCCGGATGGCGGCACGTCATCGGCACGCTCTGGTCAGTGTGGGATCACACCGCGGTCGAGGTCGCGCAGGGCGTCTACGCCGCGATCACCACGACCGCCGGAATCGCACCGGAGCGGAGCAGCCATGCTCTGCACGCGGTTGTGCGTGGGCTGCGCGACCGCCAACCACGCCAGCCCACAGTCTGGGCGCCGTTCATCCACGCCGGCCTCTGA